One genomic window of Actinoplanes lobatus includes the following:
- a CDS encoding acyl-CoA mutase large subunit family protein, producing the protein MDAAEIHAGRERWQRRYDAARKRDADFTTLSGVTVDPVYGPPEGAAHPGFERIGWPGEFPYTRGLYPTGYRGRTWTIRQFAGFGNARQTNERYKMILAAGGGGLSVAFDMPTLMGRDSDEPESLGEVGHCGVAIDSAADMEVLFEGIPLQDVTTSMTISGPAVPVFCMYLVAAERQGVNLRDLDGTLQTDIFKEYIAQKEWLFAPEPHLRLIGDLMEYCAAEIPKYKPLSVSGYHIREAGSTAAQELAYTLADGFGYVELGLSRGLDVNQFAPGLSFFFDAHVDFFEEIAKFRAARRIWARHLRDDYGATSEKALWLKFHTQTAGVSLTAQQPVNNVVRTAIEALSAVLGGTNSLHTNALDETLALPTDESAEIALRTQQVIMEETGVVNVADPLGGSWYVEALTDRIEAEAEEIFTRIRELGHDGSITAGILRGIEDGWFTAHIAEAAFAYQQALEKGDKKVVGVNAHNSTLAKELEILRVSHEVEQVQRRELSARKTDRDGVRVKAALERMVALARTGENMIPAMLDAVRAEATLGEICGVLKSEWGIYREPPRF; encoded by the coding sequence ATGGACGCTGCCGAGATCCATGCCGGCCGGGAACGCTGGCAACGACGCTACGATGCGGCCCGCAAGCGGGACGCCGACTTCACCACGCTCTCCGGCGTGACGGTCGACCCCGTCTACGGGCCCCCCGAAGGCGCCGCCCATCCCGGATTCGAGCGGATCGGATGGCCGGGCGAGTTCCCGTACACCCGGGGTCTCTATCCGACCGGATACCGCGGACGGACCTGGACCATCCGCCAGTTCGCGGGGTTCGGCAACGCGCGGCAGACCAACGAGCGCTACAAGATGATCCTGGCCGCCGGCGGCGGCGGTCTCAGCGTCGCGTTCGACATGCCCACCCTGATGGGCCGCGACTCCGACGAGCCCGAGTCGCTCGGCGAGGTCGGGCACTGCGGCGTCGCGATCGACTCGGCCGCCGACATGGAGGTGCTGTTCGAGGGCATCCCGCTCCAGGACGTCACCACCAGCATGACCATCTCCGGCCCGGCGGTGCCGGTCTTCTGCATGTACCTGGTGGCCGCCGAACGGCAGGGCGTCAACCTGCGCGACCTCGACGGCACCCTCCAGACCGACATCTTCAAGGAGTACATCGCGCAGAAGGAGTGGCTCTTCGCCCCGGAGCCGCACCTGCGCCTGATCGGCGACCTGATGGAGTACTGCGCCGCCGAGATCCCGAAGTACAAGCCGCTGTCGGTGAGCGGCTACCACATCCGGGAGGCCGGCTCGACCGCCGCGCAGGAGCTGGCGTACACGCTGGCCGACGGCTTCGGCTACGTCGAACTGGGACTGTCCCGCGGCCTCGACGTCAACCAGTTCGCGCCCGGGCTGAGCTTCTTCTTCGACGCGCACGTGGACTTCTTCGAGGAGATCGCCAAGTTCCGCGCGGCCCGGCGGATCTGGGCCCGGCACCTGCGCGACGACTACGGCGCCACCAGCGAGAAGGCGCTGTGGCTCAAGTTCCACACGCAGACCGCCGGGGTCTCGCTCACCGCCCAGCAGCCGGTCAACAACGTGGTCCGGACCGCCATCGAGGCGCTCTCCGCGGTCCTCGGCGGCACCAACTCGCTGCACACCAACGCCCTCGACGAGACCCTCGCACTGCCCACCGACGAGTCCGCCGAGATCGCCCTGCGCACCCAGCAGGTGATCATGGAGGAGACCGGGGTGGTCAATGTGGCCGACCCGCTCGGCGGATCGTGGTACGTGGAGGCGCTCACCGACCGGATCGAGGCCGAGGCGGAGGAGATCTTCACCCGGATCCGCGAGCTCGGCCACGACGGCAGCATCACCGCCGGCATCCTGCGGGGCATCGAGGACGGCTGGTTCACCGCGCACATCGCCGAGGCCGCGTTCGCCTACCAGCAGGCGCTGGAGAAGGGCGACAAGAAGGTGGTCGGCGTCAACGCGCACAACAGCACCCTGGCCAAGGAGCTGGAGATCCTGCGCGTCTCCCACGAGGTCGAGCAGGTGCAGCGGCGCGAGCTCTCCGCCCGCAAGACCGACCGCGACGGGGTACGGGTGAAAGCGGCTCTGGAACGGATGGTCGCGCTGGCCCGTACCGGGGAGAACATGATCCCCGCGATGCTCGACGCCGTCCGTGCCGAAGCCACCCTCGGCGAGATCTGCGGCGTGCTGAAATCGGAGTGGGGGATCTACCGGGAGCCGCCGCGCTTCTGA
- a CDS encoding tetratricopeptide repeat protein, whose amino-acid sequence MSDPRTTPSIFTRGAVDLSALRPAAPAKPAAPSSPAAPAATPDAGVPGTVPGVNPETVIDVTEADFQAVLERSLTTPVLLDFWADWCDPCKKLSPVLERLAAEYGGAWILGKVNVDLNPRLAQVFRVQGIPQVTAVIGGQPVEGFSGVLPEAQIRQYIDAVLKAAGVEVATPEDPRLDAADDALMTGDLDEAEAAYRKILAESPADAAAESGLAQVELYRRISGADPSSVLAKAAADPDDVAAQRLAADIEVLSGQAPDAYARLIALIKRTTGDDREAVRKHLLSLFLVAGPEDPAVAGARRALASALF is encoded by the coding sequence ATGAGCGACCCACGGACCACTCCGTCGATCTTCACCCGCGGCGCGGTCGATCTCAGCGCGCTGCGCCCCGCGGCACCGGCCAAACCGGCCGCCCCCAGCAGTCCCGCCGCCCCCGCGGCCACCCCGGACGCGGGCGTGCCGGGCACGGTGCCCGGCGTCAATCCGGAGACGGTCATCGATGTCACAGAGGCCGACTTCCAGGCCGTTCTGGAGCGGTCACTGACCACTCCGGTGCTTCTGGACTTCTGGGCCGACTGGTGCGACCCGTGCAAGAAGCTGTCGCCGGTGCTGGAGCGCCTGGCCGCTGAGTACGGCGGTGCGTGGATACTCGGCAAGGTCAATGTGGATCTCAACCCGCGCCTGGCGCAGGTGTTCCGGGTGCAGGGCATCCCCCAGGTGACCGCGGTGATCGGCGGGCAGCCGGTGGAGGGCTTCAGCGGAGTCCTGCCCGAGGCCCAGATCCGGCAATACATCGACGCCGTCCTCAAGGCGGCCGGGGTCGAGGTGGCCACCCCCGAGGACCCGCGCCTCGACGCGGCCGACGACGCCCTGATGACCGGCGACCTGGACGAGGCCGAGGCGGCGTACCGGAAGATCCTGGCCGAGTCGCCCGCCGACGCGGCCGCCGAGTCCGGCCTCGCCCAGGTCGAGCTGTACCGGCGGATCAGCGGCGCCGACCCGTCGTCCGTGCTGGCCAAGGCCGCCGCCGACCCCGACGACGTGGCCGCCCAGCGGCTCGCCGCCGACATCGAGGTGCTCAGCGGTCAGGCTCCGGACGCGTACGCCCGCCTGATCGCCCTGATCAAGCGGACCACCGGCGACGACCGGGAGGCCGTCCGCAAGCACCTGCTGTCGCTGTTCCTCGTGGCCGGCCCGGAGGACCCCGCGGTCGCCGGCGCGCGGCGTGCGCTGGCCAGCGCGCTCTTCTAG
- a CDS encoding penicillin-binding transpeptidase domain-containing protein, protein MGGTHMRRTPAGLSALLLVLTAGGLTGCSAEGPGDTVSDFLSGWSGGDLNKVGFVTAAGAEVPAPEVQTQMRDLYGDLLDQKVTVSGTGDVKTTGDDATAPVTVKWALPGGVEWSYPSTVRLTKAKSDGWQVVWEPAMVQSELSPGDKLRLRRVAPERAAIVDANGKALFGPQKVVVIGVSPEKIKDLAQLQKDLAAAFRKVDVDVDLGTLRTRVEQSDPGAFIELVTLRRAVYDKIRTDVRPLAGTVFREETRSLAPTREFARSLLGTVDQATEEDIANSGGVLAVGDNTGHGGLQEKYDTTLRGVSGLSVVIAREAADGATEDTKLFTSEPVAGKPVKITLDTRVQNAADQALAAEKQPSSLVAIRVGDGAVLAAANGPDPGGVNTAFTGQVPPGSTFKMISAYGLLARDAITADTAVDCPKTLTVDGREFKNSHDTALGKVPFHVDFAKSCNTAFAALAPKLGSAGLQEAAGVLGLGGKWDLGVDAYTGQVSDGGTATELAAAVFGQGSTVVSPLAMAAATAGVAKGQFQAPTLVLDPAPTATPAQQLDQEAITALRSMMREVVTSGTGTALRSVPGKPVYGKTGTAEFQTGSADTHSWFVGYQGDIAFAVMVQKGGAGSEAAVPAVKRFLTALN, encoded by the coding sequence ATGGGAGGAACACACATGCGCCGCACCCCGGCGGGCCTGTCCGCACTGCTGCTCGTGCTGACCGCGGGCGGGTTGACCGGCTGCTCCGCGGAAGGCCCCGGCGACACCGTCTCCGACTTCCTGAGCGGCTGGTCCGGAGGCGACCTGAACAAGGTCGGCTTCGTCACCGCGGCCGGCGCCGAGGTTCCCGCGCCCGAGGTGCAGACCCAGATGCGCGACCTCTACGGCGACCTCCTGGACCAGAAGGTCACCGTGTCCGGCACCGGCGACGTCAAGACCACCGGCGACGACGCCACCGCGCCGGTCACCGTCAAGTGGGCGCTGCCCGGCGGCGTCGAGTGGAGCTACCCGAGCACCGTCCGGCTCACCAAGGCCAAGAGCGACGGCTGGCAGGTCGTCTGGGAGCCGGCCATGGTCCAGTCCGAGCTCAGCCCCGGCGACAAGCTCCGGCTCCGGCGGGTCGCCCCGGAACGCGCCGCCATCGTCGACGCGAACGGCAAGGCGCTCTTCGGGCCGCAGAAGGTGGTCGTCATCGGCGTCAGCCCGGAGAAGATCAAGGACCTCGCCCAGCTCCAGAAAGACCTGGCCGCGGCGTTCCGCAAGGTGGACGTCGACGTCGACCTCGGCACCCTGAGGACCCGCGTCGAACAGTCCGACCCGGGCGCCTTCATCGAACTCGTCACGCTGCGCCGGGCGGTCTACGACAAGATCCGGACGGACGTCCGGCCGCTGGCCGGCACCGTCTTCCGCGAGGAGACCCGGTCGCTCGCGCCCACCCGGGAGTTCGCCCGCTCCCTGCTCGGCACCGTCGACCAGGCCACCGAGGAGGACATCGCCAACTCCGGCGGGGTGCTCGCGGTCGGTGACAACACCGGGCACGGCGGGCTCCAGGAGAAGTACGACACCACCCTGCGCGGCGTCTCCGGCCTCTCGGTGGTCATCGCCCGCGAGGCCGCCGACGGCGCCACCGAGGACACCAAGCTCTTCACCTCCGAGCCGGTCGCCGGCAAACCCGTGAAGATCACCCTGGACACCCGGGTGCAGAACGCCGCCGACCAGGCCCTCGCCGCCGAGAAACAGCCCAGCTCGCTGGTGGCGATCCGGGTCGGTGACGGCGCCGTGCTGGCCGCCGCCAACGGGCCCGACCCGGGCGGCGTCAACACCGCCTTCACCGGGCAGGTGCCGCCCGGCTCGACCTTCAAGATGATCTCCGCGTACGGGCTGCTCGCCCGCGACGCGATCACCGCCGACACCGCCGTCGACTGCCCGAAGACCCTCACCGTCGACGGCCGCGAGTTCAAGAACTCACACGACACCGCGCTCGGCAAGGTCCCGTTCCACGTCGATTTCGCGAAGTCCTGCAACACCGCCTTCGCCGCCCTCGCCCCGAAACTCGGCTCCGCCGGACTCCAGGAGGCGGCCGGCGTCCTCGGCCTCGGCGGAAAATGGGACCTCGGCGTCGACGCCTACACCGGCCAGGTCTCCGACGGCGGCACCGCCACCGAGCTGGCAGCGGCCGTTTTCGGTCAAGGCAGCACGGTGGTGAGCCCGCTCGCCATGGCCGCGGCCACCGCGGGCGTCGCCAAGGGACAGTTCCAGGCCCCCACCCTGGTCCTCGACCCGGCGCCCACCGCCACCCCCGCCCAGCAACTCGACCAGGAGGCCATCACCGCGCTCCGCTCGATGATGCGCGAAGTGGTCACGTCCGGCACGGGCACCGCCCTCCGCTCCGTCCCCGGCAAACCGGTCTACGGCAAGACCGGCACCGCCGAATTCCAGACCGGCTCCGCCGACACCCACTCCTGGTTCGTCGGCTACCAGGGCGACATCGCCTTCGCCGTCATGGTCCAGAAGGGCGGCGCCGGCTCCGAGGCCGCCGTCCCGGCCGTAAAACGCTTCCTCACCGCATTGAACTGA